In Primulina eburnea isolate SZY01 chromosome 5, ASM2296580v1, whole genome shotgun sequence, a single window of DNA contains:
- the LOC140831754 gene encoding uncharacterized protein encodes MSDQETILFHEIQQEDTNFEADALNRLHLSTAVHHHHPTTATPYQTAAEPPESCTTYSNTKKRQFLPPTVFQEPSKRANLQCSCPHAPNAAANNNSSTNPFLGFTALPLTLPFPSSPSLPLRRTISEPTHFSGNILNPPLQEGPVINKKEAGSSTILRTISDPTPVANLKASNAITPPRPPPSRKFMDSLSLGESPDTMRLKRIKERLSEMNQWWNHVMSEEEEYQEDECKNISKDEPETETEKPQEEAVWVEQNGNCLVLHFKCPCGNGYQVLLNGNNCYYKLTSF; translated from the exons ATGAGTGATCAAGAAACGATTCTCTTCCATGAAATCCAACAGGAAGACACCAACTTCGAAGCCGATGCTTTGAACCGCCTGCACCTCTCAACCGCCGTCCATCACCATCACCCCACAACCGCCACCCCGTACCAAACCGCCGCGGAGCCGCCTGAAAGCTGCACGACATACAGTAACACCAAGAAAAGACAGTTCCTCCCTCCAACGGTGTTTCAAGAACCATCTAAAAGGGCCAACCTCCAATGCTCTTGTCCCCACGCCCCCAACGCCGCCGCTAACAACAACAGCAGCACAAACCCTTTTCTTGGTTTCACCGCTCTTCCGCTTACACTCCCATTTCCGAGTTCTCCTTCACTTCCTCTTCGACGCACTATCTCCGAGCCAACTCATTTTTCTGGCAATATACTGAACCCGCCATTGCAGGAGGGCCCCGTGATCAATAAAAAGGAAGCGGGGTCGTCAACAATTCTCCGGACAATATCGGATCCCACCCCTGTTGCCAATCTCAAGGCGTCGAACGCCATCACGCCGCCACGCCCGCCACCGTCAAGGAAGTTTATGGATTCTCTGAGCCTCGGGGAGAGCCCTGATACCATG AGATTGAAGAGAATTAAAGAGAGGTTAAGTGAGATGAATCAATGGTGGAATCACGTCATGTCTGAAGAGGAAGAGTATCAAGAAGATGAATGTAAAAACATATCGAAG GACGAACCCGAGACCGAAACGGAGAAGCCTCAGGAGGAAGCTGTGTGGGTGGAGCAGAATGGGAACTGCTTGGTTCTCCATTTCAAGTGCCCCTGTGGAAATGGCTATCAGGTTCTGCTAAATGGAAACAACTGCTACTACAAATTGACAAGTTTCTGA
- the LOC140833008 gene encoding uncharacterized protein isoform X1, protein MAANERQLNKIQAFRHLELRLLRCSLPSDHPSPPTSPTQSLPAVSSLLPLINDVVTLIESGQYVQALSSSASQTLFSSLKFSSCESAERFYSELLPQCANSFLDVKEESWEETSGKALLVVAVGVAALLAFTQCNVTGPQDKLPLMPLVGLQNVGKKAECCDWEAWAVKEMMSVGSDLHGKCSNLQYLIFAKTLLMRTKDLLFEKFSSIDGVRTITWWLARVLFLQQRLLAEHSSFVFDLLQVFMRESFCNMGSLENLKDYWGTSDDSLTILSMLHLEMGIMELYYGRVDSFRQHFESAAGISNYNFFVSGCLGFRTVHQVEPKPQLRLVAGTNHGDAYAPLGHKSNIIDKSPYQPPQETSDVLMTPKFIADMSSSASSEHDVQNHAIAATQLKAVHQAMILANCLSIQKSARNDDFQKWEMAPYIEAIDSQNSSPFILQCFCNILRIRWESTRGRTKQRALMMMEKVVENIHNFSPGVAERIYYCFGVNMPSVPALRKEYGDLLVSCGLIGEAVKIYEDLELWDNLIYCYQLMDKKAAAVELIRARLSENPSDPRLWCSLGDSTNDDASYEKALEVSGNRSARAFRSLARSAYNRGDYAKSKLLWESAMSLNSIHPEGWFAFGAASLKARDVDKALDAFTRAVQLDPDNGEAWNNIACLHMIKKRNKEAFIAFKEALKWKRDSWQMWENFSHVAADIGNFSQALEAVKKVLDMTKKKRVDSELLERIMLDIEGRASTSPVQFPVPNDDSENIDSIKVDSLVDQLKESTRMEAESSTRETEHLINLLGQVLRQIAQSGGTADSWGLYARWHKLKGDLTMCSEALLKQVRSYQGSDLWKDRERFVKFAHASLELCRVYQELALRGSSRKELFTAEMHLKSTIKQAASFSDTKEYRDLTSLLEKVQCSLKATSLPGA, encoded by the exons ATGGCGGCAAATGAACGTCAATTGAACAAAATCCAAGCTTTTCGTCATCTGGAACTGCGCCTGCTCCGCTGCTCTCTGCCGTCCGACCACCCCTCGCCTCCGACATCCCCCACCCAATCCTTGCCGGCTGTTTCTTCCTTGCTCCCCCTCATAAACGACGTCGTCACGCTGATTGAATCCGGACAATATGTGCAAGCCCTCTCCTCTTCCGCTTCCCAAACTCTATTCTCCAGTCTGAAGTTCAGCTCGTGTGAATCTGCTGAACGATTCTACTCCGAATTGCTACCCCAGTGTGCAAACTCGTTTCTTGATGTTAAAGAAGAAAGCTGGGAGGAGACGTCTGGTAAAGCGTTGCTTGTGGTGGCTGTTGGTGTTGCGGCTTTGCTTGCTTTTACACAGTGCAATGTTACTGG GCCACAAGATAAGCTTCCCTTGATGCCACTTGTGGGGCTGCAGAATGTAGGAAAAAAGGCAGAATGTTGTGATTGGGAAGCATGGGCAGTTAAAGAAATGATGTCTGTTGGTTCTGACTTGCATGGAAAATGTTCCAACTTGCAG TACTTAATTTTTGCGAAAACTCTGCTAATGAGGACAAAAGATTTGTTATTTGAAAAGTTTTCTTCAATAGACGGAGTTAGAACCATCACATGGTGGTTAGCCAGAGTTCTATTCTTGCAACAGAGATTATTGGCTGAGCATTCCTCATTCGTGTTTGATTTGTTACAAGTCTTTATGCGTGAAAGTTTCTGTAATATGGGCAGCTTGGAGAATCTAAAAGATTATTGGGGCACTAGTGATGATTCTTTGACTATCCTATCAATGCTCCATTTAGAAATGGGGATAATGGAACTATATTATGGGCGCGTGGATTCTTTCAGGCAA CATTTCGAATCTGCTGCAGGGATATCCAATTACAATTTTTTTGTCAGTGGGTGTCTGGGTTTTAGGACCGTGCATCAG GTGGAACCAAAGCCACAGCTTCGCCTTGTTGCAGGAACCAATCACGGAGATGCATATGCTCCTTTGGGCCACAAGTCAAACATTATTGACAAATCTCCATATCAACCACCTCAAGAAACATCCGATGTATTGATGACCCCAAAATTCATAGCAGATATGAGCAGTAGTGCTAGTAGTGAACATGATGTTCAAAATCATGCAATTGCTGCCACCCAATTGAAGGCAGTACACCAAGCTATGATTTTGGCCAACTGTCTTTCAATTCAGAAAAGTGCCCGTAATGATGATTTTCAAA AGTGGGAAATGGCTCCGTATATAGAGGCTATTGATTCTCAGAATTCATCACCATTCATT CTTCAATGTTTCTGCAACATACTGCGTATCCGGTGGGAGTCCACTCGCGGTAGAACAAAGCAGCGAGCACTAATGATGATGGAGAAAGTG GTGGAGAACATCCATAACTTTTCTCCTGGAGTAGCTGAAAGAATATATTACTGTTTTGGAGTTAATATGCCTTCAGTTCCTGCACTACGCAA GGAGTATGGTGATCTATTAGTCAGTTGTGGCTTAATAGGAGAAGCTGTTAAAATTTATGAGGATCTTGAGCTTTGGGATAATCTGATATATTGTTACCAGTTAATGGATAAGAAAGCAGCAGCTGTTGAACTCATTAGAGCACGGTTATCTGAAAATCCATCCGACCCCAGGCTATGGTGTTCTCTTGGTGATAGTACAAATGATGACGCTAGCTATGAGAAAGCCCTGGAAGTTTCAGGAAATCGGTCTGCTCGAGCTTTCCGCTCTCTTGCTCGCTCTGCCTACAACCGCGGAGACTATGCGAAATCAAAACTTCTATGGGAATCAGCAATGTCTTTAAATTCCATTCATCCTGAGGGCTGGTTTGCATTTGGCGCTGCTTCCTTAAAGGCTAGGGATGTGGACAAGGCACTAGATGCTTTTACACGAGCAGTTCAACTTGATCCCGACAATGGGGAGGCCTGGAATAATATTGCTTGTTTACATATGATAAAAAAGAGAAATAAGGAGGCGTTTATCGCGTTTAAGGAAGCTCTAAAATGGAAGCGTGACAGCTGGCAAATGTGGGAGAATTTTAGCCATGTTGCTGCAGATATAGGAAATTTCAGCCAGGCCTTAGAAGCAGTAAAAAAGGTGCTTGACATGACTAAAAAGAAAAGAGTAGATTCTGAGTTGTTGGAGAGAATTATGTTAGATATTGAAGGGCGGGCTTCGACCAGTCCTGTTCAGTTCCCTGTGCCAAATGATGATAGTGAGAATATAGACTCTATCAAGGTTGATTCACTTGTGGATCAACTCAAAGAATCCACAAGAATGGAAGCTGAATCATCAACTCGTGAAACTGAGCATTTGATTAATCTGTTGGGCCAAGTATTAAGACAAATTGCTCAAAGTGGCGGGACTGCGGACTCGTGGGGATTATATGCGCGGTGGCACAAACTGAAAGGGGATCTTACAATGTGCTCAGAGGCTCTTCTTAAGCAAGTTAGATCGTACCAGGGATCCGATCTATGGAAAGATAGGGAACGATTTGTGAAATTTGCTCATGCTTCCTTGGAACTATGTCGTGTATATCAAGAACTTGCTTTGCGTGGCTCCAGCCGTAAAGAACTCTTCACTGCTGAGATGCATTTAAAAAGTACAATTAAGCAAGCTGCTAGTTTTTCCGACACTAAAGAATATAGAGATCTGACTTCTTTGCTCGAAAAGGTGCAATGTTCATTGAAAGCTACCTCATTGCCTGGTGCATGA
- the LOC140833008 gene encoding uncharacterized protein isoform X2, translating into MAANERQLNKIQAFRHLELRLLRCSLPSDHPSPPTSPTQSLPAVSSLLPLINDVVTLIESGQYVQALSSSASQTLFSSLKFSSCESAERFYSELLPQCANSFLDVKEESWEETSGKALLVVAVGVAALLAFTQCNVTGPQDKLPLMPLVGLQNVGKKAECCDWEAWAVKEMMSVGSDLHGKCSNLQYLIFAKTLLMRTKDLLFEKFSSIDGVRTITWWLARVLFLQQRLLAEHSSFVFDLLQVFMRESFCNMGSLENLKDYWGTSDDSLTILSMLHLEMGIMELYYGRVDSFRKHFESAAGISNYNFFVSGCLGFRTVHQVEPKPQLRLVAGTNHGDAYAPLGHKSNIIDKSPYQPPQETSDVLMTPKFIADMSSSASSEHDVQNHAIAATQLKAVHQAMILANCLSIQKSARNDDFQKWEMAPYIEAIDSQNSSPFILQCFCNILRIRWESTRGRTKQRALMMMEKVVENIHNFSPGVAERIYYCFGVNMPSVPALRKEYGDLLVSCGLIGEAVKIYEDLELWDNLIYCYQLMDKKAAAVELIRARLSENPSDPRLWCSLGDSTNDDASYEKALEVSGNRSARAFRSLARSAYNRGDYAKSKLLWESAMSLNSIHPEGWFAFGAASLKARDVDKALDAFTRAVQLDPDNGEAWNNIACLHMIKKRNKEAFIAFKEALKWKRDSWQMWENFSHVAADIGNFSQALEAVKKVLDMTKKKRVDSELLERIMLDIEGRASTSPVQFPVPNDDSENIDSIKVDSLVDQLKESTRMEAESSTRETEHLINLLGQVLRQIAQSGGTADSWGLYARWHKLKGDLTMCSEALLKQVRSYQGSDLWKDRERFVKFAHASLELCRVYQELALRGSSRKELFTAEMHLKSTIKQAASFSDTKEYRDLTSLLEKVQCSLKATSLPGA; encoded by the exons ATGGCGGCAAATGAACGTCAATTGAACAAAATCCAAGCTTTTCGTCATCTGGAACTGCGCCTGCTCCGCTGCTCTCTGCCGTCCGACCACCCCTCGCCTCCGACATCCCCCACCCAATCCTTGCCGGCTGTTTCTTCCTTGCTCCCCCTCATAAACGACGTCGTCACGCTGATTGAATCCGGACAATATGTGCAAGCCCTCTCCTCTTCCGCTTCCCAAACTCTATTCTCCAGTCTGAAGTTCAGCTCGTGTGAATCTGCTGAACGATTCTACTCCGAATTGCTACCCCAGTGTGCAAACTCGTTTCTTGATGTTAAAGAAGAAAGCTGGGAGGAGACGTCTGGTAAAGCGTTGCTTGTGGTGGCTGTTGGTGTTGCGGCTTTGCTTGCTTTTACACAGTGCAATGTTACTGG GCCACAAGATAAGCTTCCCTTGATGCCACTTGTGGGGCTGCAGAATGTAGGAAAAAAGGCAGAATGTTGTGATTGGGAAGCATGGGCAGTTAAAGAAATGATGTCTGTTGGTTCTGACTTGCATGGAAAATGTTCCAACTTGCAG TACTTAATTTTTGCGAAAACTCTGCTAATGAGGACAAAAGATTTGTTATTTGAAAAGTTTTCTTCAATAGACGGAGTTAGAACCATCACATGGTGGTTAGCCAGAGTTCTATTCTTGCAACAGAGATTATTGGCTGAGCATTCCTCATTCGTGTTTGATTTGTTACAAGTCTTTATGCGTGAAAGTTTCTGTAATATGGGCAGCTTGGAGAATCTAAAAGATTATTGGGGCACTAGTGATGATTCTTTGACTATCCTATCAATGCTCCATTTAGAAATGGGGATAATGGAACTATATTATGGGCGCGTGGATTCTTTCAG GAAGCATTTCGAATCTGCTGCAGGGATATCCAATTACAATTTTTTTGTCAGTGGGTGTCTGGGTTTTAGGACCGTGCATCAG GTGGAACCAAAGCCACAGCTTCGCCTTGTTGCAGGAACCAATCACGGAGATGCATATGCTCCTTTGGGCCACAAGTCAAACATTATTGACAAATCTCCATATCAACCACCTCAAGAAACATCCGATGTATTGATGACCCCAAAATTCATAGCAGATATGAGCAGTAGTGCTAGTAGTGAACATGATGTTCAAAATCATGCAATTGCTGCCACCCAATTGAAGGCAGTACACCAAGCTATGATTTTGGCCAACTGTCTTTCAATTCAGAAAAGTGCCCGTAATGATGATTTTCAAA AGTGGGAAATGGCTCCGTATATAGAGGCTATTGATTCTCAGAATTCATCACCATTCATT CTTCAATGTTTCTGCAACATACTGCGTATCCGGTGGGAGTCCACTCGCGGTAGAACAAAGCAGCGAGCACTAATGATGATGGAGAAAGTG GTGGAGAACATCCATAACTTTTCTCCTGGAGTAGCTGAAAGAATATATTACTGTTTTGGAGTTAATATGCCTTCAGTTCCTGCACTACGCAA GGAGTATGGTGATCTATTAGTCAGTTGTGGCTTAATAGGAGAAGCTGTTAAAATTTATGAGGATCTTGAGCTTTGGGATAATCTGATATATTGTTACCAGTTAATGGATAAGAAAGCAGCAGCTGTTGAACTCATTAGAGCACGGTTATCTGAAAATCCATCCGACCCCAGGCTATGGTGTTCTCTTGGTGATAGTACAAATGATGACGCTAGCTATGAGAAAGCCCTGGAAGTTTCAGGAAATCGGTCTGCTCGAGCTTTCCGCTCTCTTGCTCGCTCTGCCTACAACCGCGGAGACTATGCGAAATCAAAACTTCTATGGGAATCAGCAATGTCTTTAAATTCCATTCATCCTGAGGGCTGGTTTGCATTTGGCGCTGCTTCCTTAAAGGCTAGGGATGTGGACAAGGCACTAGATGCTTTTACACGAGCAGTTCAACTTGATCCCGACAATGGGGAGGCCTGGAATAATATTGCTTGTTTACATATGATAAAAAAGAGAAATAAGGAGGCGTTTATCGCGTTTAAGGAAGCTCTAAAATGGAAGCGTGACAGCTGGCAAATGTGGGAGAATTTTAGCCATGTTGCTGCAGATATAGGAAATTTCAGCCAGGCCTTAGAAGCAGTAAAAAAGGTGCTTGACATGACTAAAAAGAAAAGAGTAGATTCTGAGTTGTTGGAGAGAATTATGTTAGATATTGAAGGGCGGGCTTCGACCAGTCCTGTTCAGTTCCCTGTGCCAAATGATGATAGTGAGAATATAGACTCTATCAAGGTTGATTCACTTGTGGATCAACTCAAAGAATCCACAAGAATGGAAGCTGAATCATCAACTCGTGAAACTGAGCATTTGATTAATCTGTTGGGCCAAGTATTAAGACAAATTGCTCAAAGTGGCGGGACTGCGGACTCGTGGGGATTATATGCGCGGTGGCACAAACTGAAAGGGGATCTTACAATGTGCTCAGAGGCTCTTCTTAAGCAAGTTAGATCGTACCAGGGATCCGATCTATGGAAAGATAGGGAACGATTTGTGAAATTTGCTCATGCTTCCTTGGAACTATGTCGTGTATATCAAGAACTTGCTTTGCGTGGCTCCAGCCGTAAAGAACTCTTCACTGCTGAGATGCATTTAAAAAGTACAATTAAGCAAGCTGCTAGTTTTTCCGACACTAAAGAATATAGAGATCTGACTTCTTTGCTCGAAAAGGTGCAATGTTCATTGAAAGCTACCTCATTGCCTGGTGCATGA